From the genome of Periplaneta americana isolate PAMFEO1 chromosome 17, P.americana_PAMFEO1_priV1, whole genome shotgun sequence:
ttgtgtatgttttttgttttcgtatgtgtgatgtattttttgcgttcttgtgtttgtgttgtattgttatgttttttgtgattatgttttgtccttattatgttggggttgtattcgttttcttgtgctatgtatttgatggtGTTTAGATCTTCTTTGTAGTCATGTTGTTTCATTTGTATGttaagtagtctgtgtaccattgttcggaaggCAGcaagtttgtgttgtgttgggtgattggatgtgttgttgttgttgcagaatttctgcactgaaatatcatatgcacacttagcggcaaaaagaatgggccggccgacaatttctaagttccagagacataacattgcgcatgctcgtctcgtcaaagccatagttcaccaggtaacacataattaaaccatttaaatttgctgtattttgtttaagagtctaaaatatgtaataaaattgaatggcgggttgattctagatacatcagggcccttgaagagtgaaataataataaaattgatacatacaaaatcaaccggagcttTGAACAaattgatagtagtagctcaaggtttgaatctcccccaatcttctttttttaattacaaatttgccatcatatgtgtctcgcaaagctataattatgtggtgatatctcttagaatattccCAAActcaaataataaacctccctctctctttcaagcaatactgctatctgttaatacaatgtTCTGTCTCgacattacgcttgaagatggcacagaaataataactcattgccctggttcgcagaGGTTATTttgcgtatgctactctctgacaggacttcgattggagaaatttcattttctccgacgaggtaattgtctccaatagcaacgatagcactgccctagtttattgtatgaatggccaccgatacgatgaatgcttcgtgagacgaattaacaagtcgggttgcgtgagggtcgcgtgttggggatggatgtcatacgatggggcaggacttctggagcgcatccacgggcggtttacggcagaagtctacgaacacattttggcaaatgtaatgatccctttcgCCCGAAaccgatatccagaaggaacacttttcttccagcagaataatcatccgatacacaccaccaactggattcaaagatggtttacgaggaggcgtgatgtcgacccagtcgactggcctccaaattcaccagatatgaatcctattcaaaatttgtgggctgcagtcaaaaggaccCTACGCTCTAACTGGGCAGAACAACCTcctgttcggacacctgaggaattgtgggacagagttctagatgcgtgggagaagatggccaagaacttagacctgttccataatcttgtggattcCATGCCGCGTAGAATGAGGGCAGTTCTTGACGCAgttggtttgtggacgagatgatagtccccaccacaggtcttgttttgttaatatattaaaaattgtttgcttttgttaatttaattatttatttgtgtttgatatgcgtccggtttttttagGATgtaaaacaagtatttttgtttacacaggccaggtctcacctattaataacccacaggtgatgggcaataatatttttacaaggcaggcatgataaatgccatttcacatttttaactaataaattaagtaaaagttaaaataaaaaaaaataataattttaccgtacgggaggcgaactcacaacctctggtacggatgtcagacttcttaccactgggccacacactgctcgaaaggtttactacattatagacggacgactttcaatgaagagactccacagcaatgccttgcagtgggttatgtttacacgagtgaaccgcgcgatagatcttagcatttctatcgaccaagagtcggcccaaactttttgccgctaagtatacttcggtacatcgtaatatatgatatgaagacctccctcaacgaaggttgtatatcatatactttattatatgatatacaaccttctttgagggaggtcttcatatgCGGAaaataatcacttcgtgatttaagacggcgcttattccgtcggatcccggccacttagtcactcataatgagtgcacctctgcacatgtatggacactGTGccaactgtcatacatctatgatgtagtgcatgACCAGAGCTATAGAAAGAAGGGCTGGCTCAGTGCTTTGTTGTTCAGCTTGCCGCCTTGAGTCTGTCCCTCTAGCCACCCCACCACTTTCTGACGTCACTGCGTTACAGTTGGTCTCAGTGAGTTTTGCAGTTACGAGTGTTGAGAAATGTAATTCAAGTTCACGTGCACTgttgcataatgtaggcctatttggttgtGTAATTAGCGTATAttacagttatttatttgttgaatAATTATAAAGGTACGGTATTACATTATTACTGATAgtaattaagtttaaaaatgatgAATTGTGCTGTAGCGAACTGTTCGAATGACTCTCGTCACATTCACGAAGTAATTTATCATTGTTTTCCGAAAGATGTGCATTTAGCTAAAAAGTGGGAAACCAAGTGAATAGGCAGGACCAAGTGAATATTAAGTGTGCACGTATCTGTAGTGATCATTTCGAAAGTGTGACTAATTATGAAGATGATATGAAGAATAGGCTTTTGgggttaaaagaaaggaaaatattgaagaaaaatgctGTCCCATCTCTAAATATTCCAAGTTCCAAGGCTGCAAGTGACTCAAATCCAGACGATAGATATCAGAAGAGAAATATTCGAAAAGCTGCTCTTAATCACCTTCAGACATTGAGTCCAAAGAAGCCAAGATTAGAACCTAGTACCGGCAGCtctgaatatataaatattacacagGGATCTTAAGAAACGTCTGTACTGTCTGAAGTACATTGTCTAAAGTGTGATGAACGCGGAAAACAAATTGATTTACTGAAAAGAAAGGTAAATATTTTAGAATACAGTGTTAAAACTTTGCAGTCAagcaataaaatactgaaaaacaagGTTAGGAGATTAATGAGAAAAAAAGTAACTGTTCCTTATAGACAAATCTAGAATTATCAGTAAGAAGTGTTGTACTTTTCttcgaaatatggaaaatatttttacagaaaatcaAATTCGGGTTGTAATttctcagaagaaaaaaatgatttGGTCTTCAGAGGATATATCTAGAGCAATTGTAATACGGGCAATTTCCAGAAAATCTTTCGATTTTTGGAGAGAAAGAATAGGTATTCCACTTCCTTCTCCAGCGACTTTAAAGAGATGGTGCTCTGGGTTCCAATGTCGCCCTggaattttacataatgttttgcagCTCATGTCCGACAATTCTGAAAATCTTTCATCTTTAGAGAAATCATGTGTCCTTAGTTTCGATGAGATGAACATCAACAGCCGCCCAACTTATCATCCTGGCATGGATAAGATGTTTGGACATCATTCTAAGGTTCAAGTAGTATTTGCTAGAGGATTGACTGCACCTTGGAAACAACCTGTGTACTACAATTTCGATACAACCATGAATAAGAAATTGCTCTTTGACATAATTATACATATAGAGAGAACTGGGATACTTGTATCAGCAATTGTTTCAGATTTGGGTGGGTGCAATTTAATGTGGAAAGAGTTGGCAATATCACCTGAAAACTCGAGTTTGATACATCCCACTGATTTGTGTTGAAAAGTATGGGTTTTTGACGACATGCCACACTATCTAAAGCTACTGAGAAACCATTTGCTTGACACTGGATTAGTACTTAAAGATGAGACAGTTATAAATAAACACTTACTGATTGAAGTTCTAAACAAAGATGGAAAGGAAGTGAAATTATGTTATAAACTTAAGCCTGAGTTTCTCTTCCTTAAAGGAAATGAGAGACAAAAGTTAGCCCCGGCTAAAACTCTTTTCTCAAGAACAGTTGCTAAAGCAATATCCTGTTTAACTGGAAATGAAAAGGCATCAGAATTTTCTCAACTAATAGATTCTTTCTGTGATATAATGAACAGCAATAGTCCCCATTTTTCATCATCTCATCCAATGAAGACAGTCCTTGGTTTAAATTCTTGCATGTCAGAGGAGTTGCAAGTGCTTAGTGACGTGAAAGATTCAATATTTCATACGAGAGTTTTGGGTAAAAAACATTTACTGCCTTTCCAAAAAGGAATATTGGTGTCAATTCCTTGTTGGGTCTACATGAAGAAATTAAACGTAATGGATTGACTTACGTAATGACTTGCCGCCTAACTCAGGATGTACTAGCAAGTCTCTTCAGCCAAATTAGAGGTCTCGGGCATTTTTACGACCATCCAACTCCAACAGAATTCATTTTCAGACTGAGACACCTCCTACTTTCTAACAAACTTCCCCTTCCATCTAATAAAACTAACGTTACTGAAGATAAAGTTTGTCAACTAAAACCATATTTAACAGCAGACATGTTGCAATCTGCCTTCAGGATTGATGAGGTGAATATTATTGCTACTGAAAATAATGCAACGTTGTATTCTGTAGTCTCCGGTGAAGATGATGAATTGAGGCCTATGGAAGGAATagaatatgcaaaccaagaagaTCAGAAAAGCTGGGCAGAAAGTGAAGCTCTGAACTACATTGCTGGCTACATAGCacataaagttaaagaaaaagattcatctttaggccAGAAAACAAAAAACTTCAGGCAGTGAAAACAACACTTGGTTGGGGATTTTGTCTTACGGTAGATTAACTGAACCTTCCGAAGAGTGGAGTGGAATAAAACTATACAAATGTTTGAAGTTGAATTTAAAACCATGTACGGAAACTCCATTGACAAAGAGGAACATATGATACGTTTTAAAACATTGCTAGAAACTAAGTTTTCAAACGTGTGCTCCGAGGCTATCAAACTATTATGCACGTGTGAGAACATTTGTGAGATTGAAGTCCTTGAATCGGGGGCAGAGAGCAGAATTCCTGAGCAACAGCGCTAAGAAGAATGCCAAGTGGATGAAGTCATCTAGAAAACAGCAACTCCATTAGgtgagtgaaaaaaaaataaataaataagctgaATCATTACAGAATGACAGTAAGAATAACGTTGATGTACTTGATAATTTACCAATCTTATGAAAATTGATTGCACTGCCACCAATAGACATCCTTAACTATTACTTAGCAAAAGGTAAACATTTGTTCCATTATTTCCATCTAATGtagttaattgattatttaaaaccCTTTGATTTCATGCACTTCCGCCAGGAGTTGAAATTATTGGttaccgaaataataataataataatgataataataataataataataataatagtaatatacaatCATTCAGAATTTTCTgtacaagggcagatctttcactgcaaacccagcattatccaatctcccctattttccgccttcttagtcgcttccctatatcttaatgttataatctgatatcttctgtcccgaacttttttctttcagtaagcagtttcttcttagccagtgacgctgggaatgtctttttctcttcctcattagtttcagcattattcttcttcatccactgtttctagcacagcttcatttcttattttgtctgtccatttaatACGCTCCATTccagacataatataatattccttctttgatagattttttgcccaagggcagatctttcactgcaaacccagtagtGACGTATATTtgcagtataatataatataataaaatataatattcaacaattctaatattataataagtctaattatcattatcgtcaAGGATATGATGTTCTGGCGCGCAGCTTCATTCCACATGTCCCCTACTATATAGCAACCTTGTCCATGTGTGAATGAATGCCTCTCCTTGACCAGGGATACAAAATTTAATAAGCAGGGAAACGGGACACGTCAAAGGAAATAAAagtctaccacaaaatatttaagaaagaagCTATAGCTCAACAGGCAGATGTAATATTGAATGTAAACAGGCCATGTGCCTAGGGTTCAATTTTCTAACTTGCTATTGGGGGAGGGGGGTTGAAAACAGTTGATATTGTATTTGGTCGATAATTCCAGCACTTATTGTAACGGAGTTTTACGTTCTATTTGTGAGCGAAGGACTTGCTGTGTACCGTGATGACGTCACAGCGGCTGGGAGGACAGCATCACTTTCTGACTCGCTTTGAGCCAGCCCTTCCTTCTATAGCCCCAGTGCATGacggtaggccactagagggaacccaagatgtggaacttaaactgagaggattcgatccgacatcggaatgggaatccggtgtggcttagtggataatgatcagcgcgtagagctgaaaacctgggttcaaatcccgatattgaagataatttttctctgttccagtcTTCCATCATATAATATTAGAAAGATTTTCTACGAATATGTTTGAGTGCATGAATAATTAAGTTATACCTACTAGCGAAACACATTTGACATTTAGAAAGATTCTCACCTGTGTGGAACAGTCAATGGCTTTTTTGAGTACTCGACTCACAGTCACTCGACACAAGTATGGGATTTGAAAAGTTTGTTGCCACTGTGCCGGCGTTCATGGATTTTCATGCTACCGGACTGagaaaaacacttaccacaaacaccacatttgaaaggtttctcgcctgtgtgccgtCGCTCATGGTTTCTTAGAGTACCCGTCtgagagaaacacttaccacaaacaccacatttgaaaggtttctcgcctgtgtgccggcGTTCATGGATTCTTAGATTACTCGAATGCGAGTAACGCTTACCACAATCtccacatttgaaaggtttctcgcctgtgtgcatgCGATCATGGCTTTTTAGGCTACTGGACTTCGAGAAACacacaccacaaacaccacatttgaaaggtttttcgccCGAATGCAGACGTTGATGGCTTTTTAGGTTGAACTTCGAGAAATCCTTACCGCATACATCACACTTGAACGGTTTCTCGCCGGTGTGCACGAGAACGTGTCTCTTTTGGCTACTCGATTGCGAAAAAcacattccacatatatcacacttgaaaggtttctcgcctgtatgtaGGCGTACATGAGTTTTTACGTTACTCGACTTTGCAAAActctttccacaaacatcgcatttgaaaggtttctcgcctgtgtgcagcCGTTCGTGGGTTCTTAGGTTACTCGAATGCGAGAAAAACATACcacaaacattacattttaaaggTTTCTTGCCTACATCTTTAGGTTGCATGTTCAGTTTTGTGGAATTCGAGAAACATATATTAGACACTTCAAAATCCAATTGCTTCTCATCTTCACGACTCTGCACAGATTTTCCCGAGGAATCTGAATTCTTGGGAACCTCACATCCAATCTCGTTCTCTTCAAGTGCATTACTATCGAATTCTGAAGATGAAGTCCACTCATTGGTATCTGCAATCCTGACGGAAATATATTAGCAATCTATAAAATAGTCTCAACATTCAATTATTGAATATTCAAatcaaaacaaaactatttcactAGGCAGTACATTACTATTACAGATACATCCATGTAAATAATTTACGAATGTTAGAAATATCAACATTGTCTCAAGAATTTGGTCTTGTACAGCAAATTTTATAAGAATAACACCATGTTAGTCAACTCTTAATTGGCATACCTTTTTAATAAACTTTCCTATCCAAAGTCACCTCCCTTTGCTTTACTCTTTTTCGGAAATGAacgtgttattactattattattgttggttcGAAATTCTGAATTGTAAATGTGGTGTAACTTTTTGTATCCCATATTCTTatgatatataaataatgtttatagtttgataattttgtcacatcaaaatttggaaaatttgtcAGTGGAACATAACTGTTTCCATTTCATAGTAAGCATTATGATGAAAAAATTTGTATTGATATGATAAAT
Proteins encoded in this window:
- the LOC138693441 gene encoding zinc finger protein 235-like; the encoded protein is MERIKMEREIDPLAIERSNNTDIEEQKPSSEDGIKMECKDHSYDLKSELAFDETLVPIDFPGMKSEVEEGNVLDMHVTEIKTEYVDHSYDVKSEMTFEDSAVSVDFYVMKSEAEEKPNHLDTLNEDPRMEVLAEESEVSTKRIADTNEWTSSSEFDSNALEENEIGCEVPKNSDSSGKSVQSREDEKQLDFEVSNICFSNSTKLNMQPKDVGKKPLKCNVCGMFFSHSSNLRTHERLHTGEKPFKCDVCGKSFAKSSNVKTHVRLHTGEKPFKCDICGMCFSQSSSQKRHVLVHTGEKPFKCDVCGKDFSKFNLKSHQRLHSGEKPFKCGVCGVCFSKSSSLKSHDRMHTGEKPFKCGDCGKRYSHSSNLRIHERRHTGEKPFKCGVCGKCFSQTGTLRNHERRHTGEKPFKCGVCGKCFSQSGSMKIHERRHSGNKLFKSHTCVE